The sequence below is a genomic window from Candidatus Methylomirabilota bacterium.
ACCTGGCCGCCGCCGCGCTCTCCGACGACCTGGGGGCCACCGTCGACTACGGCCAGGTCGCGCACCGCATCGTCGAGATCGGCACCCGCAACCGCGTCAACCTCCTGGAGCGCCTGGCCAGCCTCATCGCCGACGCGCTCCTGCACGAGTTCCCCACCCAGGAGGTGCGCATCCGCGTGCGCAAGCTGACGCCCCCGCTGGAGGGTCTGGTGGGAACGCCGGGCGTGGAACTGACTCGCAGGCGCTGATGGCCCGCGTCTACCTCAGTCTGGGCTCGAACCTCGGGGACCGGTTGGCGTTGCTCCGGGCGGCGGTCGCGACGCTCCGGCGCACCGCCGGCATCGAGTTCGTCGCGGCCTCGCGCCTCTACGAGACCGAGCCCTGGGAGAGTGA
It includes:
- the folB gene encoding dihydroneopterin aldolase; amino-acid sequence: MPDKLLLDDVRFYGQHGTTKAEQALGAWFSVDAELSLDLAAAALSDDLGATVDYGQVAHRIVEIGTRNRVNLLERLASLIADALLHEFPTQEVRIRVRKLTPPLEGLVGTPGVELTRRR